The Stigmatella ashevillena genomic sequence GGGGACCGGACCGGCGGGAACGACGCCGCGAGCGCTCAGCCGGACAGCGGCGCCTTCAACGAGGCGGCGGCGTTCTCGAAGTTCAACCCGGCGTTCATGGATCTGCTCGGGCGAAATGCGCAGCTCACCCCCTCGGAGATGCAGCAGTTCGCGGACTTCATTCTGCAGGTCGTCTACCCGCCCAACCCCATCCGGAACCTGGACAACTCGCTCACGTCTCGGCAGCAGGCGGGCAGGGATTTCTTCGTCAACACGACGAGCTTCTTCCATGGCCCGTGCGAGTCCTGCCACCGGATCGATCCCGATGCCAATCCCAGCGCGGGCCCCTTCAAGGGCTTCTTCGGAACGGATGGCCGATCGGCGTTCGTCGGCACGGCCATCTTTCCCAAGACGCCCCACCTGAGGAACCTGTACCAGAAGGTCGGGATGTTCGGCGTGAACTACCCCTTTGGATTCTTGCCCCCTGATCCGTTCCTCGGAGATCAAGTGCGAGGCTTCGGCTTCAACAGCGACGGCTCGCTCGACACGATGCTGCGGTTCAACAGCGGCTTCGACTTCCACCCGATCTTCAACTCCGTGGGCATCCCCAAAACCCGCGAGGGCCACCAGGCCAAGCTGGACATGGGCGAGTACCTGCTGGCCTTCGAGAGCAACCTGGCGCCCATCGTCGGACAGCAGGTGACGCTCACCTCCCGCAACCTGCTCGTGGCGAACCCTCGAATTGATCTCCTGGTGGCGAGGGCCAACGCGGGCGAGTGTGAGCTGGTGGCCAAGGGGAACCTCTCGCAAACCGCGGTGGGTTACCTCTACGTGGGCGGTGGGAACTTCAAGCGCGACCGGCAGGCCCAGCCCCTCGTCACCGACGCGGGTCTCCGGCTTCTGGTCACCACCGGCACCGGTGCGCTGACTTATACCTGTGTGCCTCCAGGCTCGGGCCAGCGCATCGGCATCGACCGCGATCTCGATGGAATCCTCGACGGGGATGAGCTGGCTGCGAAGCAGCCAGCAGGCAATTCCCCGCCAATGCAAGGATAGAAGGTGCTACAATCGAAATTGACCCTGAGCTGAAAGTGAGTGCATTGAATCCAAAACTTGCCGAAGCACTCGGTCAACACGCAGAGTGGTTGGCTTCAGGAGGGCTGCGCGGAAAGCAGCTTCTCCTGGAGGACGCCGATTTAACTGCTCTCAACTTCTCGTCCATCGACTTGTCCGAGGCGAATCTTCCTGGGGCACGCTTGGATGGATGCAATCTGAGCATGGCGAAGCTTCATGGCGCCAACCTGGCGTCCACGTCGCTTGTTCATGCCAACCTTTTCAAAGCGCAGCTCTCCAAAGCCAACTTGGATCATGCGGTACTCCGGGGCGCTGCCCTCAGCCAGGTGATGGCGCTTCGAGCCAGTTTTTACGAGGCGGACCTTCGTGGAGTGGATTTTCAAGGTGCGGACCTACGAGGGGCCTACCTCGTCAATTCCAATCTGGAATCCGCAGTTCTGCGGGGCGCTCAGCTGGAAGGTGCTGCTCTTCATGGGGCGAGGCTCACGGGAGCCGACCTGCGCGGTGCGACAGGCATATAGCCCGCCCAGGTCAGGGCGTTTTCCCGTAGGCACGTTCCAGCAGCGCGTCATTGCGGAGGGAACTGGCCTTGGCCTCCTCCACGTCCAGCCCCTCGCCGTGGCCTCGCCCCCTGCCCTCGAAAACAAGCTCCGCGCCGTCGAAGGAGGCCGTGTGGGGGCAGGACGGGAGCTTCAGCGCCGAGCGGAGCACCTCGCACGGTCTCGACTCGGCGGTGTCGAAAGTCTCTCCTGCCTCCTGGGTGGCTCGGACGAAGAGGACTCGCCCCTTGTCGAAACGCAATGAGGCCAGCCCAGCACCGAGCAGCGCCTCCACCCGCACGCGGGCCCGGCGCTCCCGCCAGGGTTCTTCTCCCCCTTGAGAGAACGGCAGCCACTCCTTCCAGCGCAGCACGGGCAAGCCCAGTGCTTTCTCCTCCTCGGGTTTGATTCGCACCGTGCCAAGAAAGGCCTGGCAGTGCGTGGTGTCGCAGAGGGGGCGGCCTCCATGCCGACTCTGGGCATGCCGCTCGTTGTGCGCCACTACCCGCGCGAGCGCCACCCGCGCCTCACCCCGGAGCGATGCGTCCTCCGCCGCCACCACGCCCGCCGTGTACTGGAGGCGCGTGGTGCGAAAGAGGAAGTCCGAGCCCCTCCGGGCCCTGCGCTCCCGCTCGGTGGTGGGGACGTCCTGAGGGGGCCGGTAGGCTGGCGGCGGGGAGAAGGTGAAGACGCCCGCGTAGTCTCTTCCCTCCGGTGGCAACCCGGGCGCACGCACGCGCCAGGGGCTGCCCAGGCACACCGCGGGCCCTCTCGCCACCCGCTCTCCCAGCCGAGAGAAGCCCGGCGGCACTGCGCGGGGAACTCCCTCCTCCACCGAGAACCCCGCGCCCGGACATCCCGCTTCCACCTCGGACGGCTGCACCAGCCCCAGCACCTGCACCTGGGCCGGCTCCAGCCCGCGCCTCTGGCGCACCCGCGCCAGGAGCTTCGGCACTTCGTCCGCGAAGCTTCGCGGCATCCTCCTAGGCCGCATCACCACCGCGATGGCGTCCGCGTCCACCGCGACAATCCATCCATATTGGGGCCGACTGGCTGCGTCCCTCACCGTGCCCGTCTTGGTGGCCACCCCCGCGTAGGCCGCCGAGGCCGGGAGCTCTGACAGCGTCCCGCGCGCCGCATTGTCCTTCATCGTCTCGATGAGTTCCGGACGTGCCTCGGCCAGCAACCGGTAGGCCTGCGCCAGCCCCCACGGAGACAGCGCCAGCGTCGAGCGCAAACCCGTGGCATCCGCCATGTCCGTGGGCGTGCCCGTCAGCCCCACCGCTTTCAGCACCTCGCCCCAGGGGCCGAAGTCCGCTGGAACGCCTCCCCGCGCGTACCAGTCCAGGAAGTAGCCGTTGCAGGAGCGCAGCAGCGCCGTGCGCCCATCTACCTTCTTGGGCAGCTCATTGCCGCAGGCCCATTCCTGCACGTTCGGGCGCGGGGACAGCACGGGGGGCGGCACGGCACTCCCGGCCAGGATGAAGGGCTTGAGCGTGGAGCCGTAGGGGACAGCGCGCCGGGCATCTCCCTCCGAAAGCAGCACCTCCCCGGAATGCCGGCTCACCACCACCGTGGCCGCCTCCACGGCCTTTACCTCCACGCCCGCAAGCTCGTCGATGGACAGGGGCGTGGCCCAACGCGCCCCATCCTGGCACTGGCGCAGCCGGGCGGAGAGCGCCTTGGGAAAGCCCTGGCTCTCTCCGAGAATGCGCGCCAGGGCCCTTCGCGCCGCGGGCGTGTCCACCTGGGGCCAGCGCGTCAGTTCCGTCGCAGCGCGCGTCAGGGATTGGTAGGGCCCTTCGCGCCACTCGGCCAGTTCGCCGCTCGTCCACACCGCGAAGGCCTCGTGGAAGAGCCGGTCCTCGGAAGCCGCTGGGCAGGCCCACCACAGGAGCTGGTGGGCCAACTCGTGCCGCAGCGCCATCCGCAGACGCGCCTCCAGCACGCCCGGTGTGCCCTGCCGTAGCTCTACGAGGCCGGGCCTCCCTTGGGCATTGCGCTCCGGCGGAAGGGCGACCCCCCGCTGGAGGCGGATGGGCGGCGGAGCCTGGGGTGGACGGCCGCCCGCCTCGGCCACATAGCGTGTCTCCAGCTCACTCCAGGACGCCGCCGCCTCGGCGCGCAGCGCGTCCTCGGGCGTCACGTCTCCCTGGGTGAGGAACCGCGGGGTGGCCGCCAGCAAGGCAACCGTCACAGCGGCCCACCCCATCGCGCTACCAGTCGCCTCGCGGCTTCTCCGAGGGCTTCACCGCCAGCACATCCGCCTTCGTGCGTCCGCGAATGCTCGTGACGTACATGTCCTCGATGGTGGCGGGCGGCGCGGTGAAGGAGCCCGCGAACTGGGCCCTCATCACGTAGCCCACCGTGCGCGGGTTGTCGCTCCACCACGCCGGCTCCTCGAAGAAGAACGTCGCCCGCTCTGGGGTGAGCACGCGCCGCTTGAGCGCCTCGGGGGCCAGTTCCAGCGCGTGCGGCGCTCCCCGGAACTCCTTGTCCTCGATGAGCGGGACGAAGCCGGCCGGCACCGCGTCCTCCACCACGTAGTACGCCGAGCGGGACTTGTTGTCCCCCCGCGCATCGATGAGCAGCTCGACGAAGACTTCTTCGCCCTGCGCCACCTGCTCACCGGCCGCCAGAGGCACCTTGCCGTCGGGGCGCAGCACCCAGTACCGGCGCTCGATGCTCATCCCCGCCTGGACAGGCTGCACGTCCGGCAGCGGCGTCTGCGCCGTGGCCCGCAGCGTGGCCACCCCCTCGAAGGCCCCCACGTTGACCGAGCGCGTGCCCGGCTCCAGCGTGGCCACCAGCCCCATGCCCCTCGGCACGAAGCTCACCGCCTTCTGCGTTCCCTTCACCTCCGGAGGCGTCAGCTTCTTGAAGCTCTTCGCATCCCGCTCGATGAGCCACAGGGAGTGCAGCAGCGCCGTGCTCCGGTCAAAGGTGGAGAGGTCCGGCTGGCTGAGCTGCTCCAACAGCCGCCGCCGCGCCTTGTCCACGTCCAGCGCGCCGAAGGAGGCCGCATGGGCCAACACCGCCGAGAGGCCCACCCGCCGCAAGGGGTAACGGAAGAACGCCTCCTGCTCGGCCCCAGCCGCCGGGTTCGTGCTCGCCAGTTGCACGAAGCCCTCGTTGCTCGCCGTCACCAGCGTGTCGATGCGGGCCTTCAGCGCAGGCTCCTTCATCACCTCCGCCTTCTCCGCCGCCAGCACCGCGAGCGCCAGCGGGTACAGGTCTCCCGCCGTCGCCCGCTCTACCAGCGCACGCACCCGCGCCGCCTGCCGAGGCCCGTACAGCCGCGCCAGCACGTAGGCCCGGGTCGCGTCGTACTCGAAGGGCATGTCCTCCTGTGCCTCCAACCAGCGCGCCGCCTCCGTCAGCCGCGCGTCATTGGCATCCATCAACCCCGCTTCCACCGCGTAGGCCAGCCCATCCAGGGCAATGAGCGTCATGGGCAAGTTCGGCTCGCTGTAGCCCGCGAACCAGGTGAACCCTCCGCCCTTCACCGCCAGCGCCAGGATGCGCGCGGTGCCCTGCACGGAGCGGCTGCGCGCCTCGGCCAGCAGCGCCTGGCTGTCGGTGTCCAGCTTCGCCAGCGCGTCCACCTTCTTGAGCGTCTGGAACAGCGCCACGTTGGGCACCGTGGTGGAGACGAGCTGCTCCAGGCAGCCATACGGGTAGGTGAGCAGCTCGCGCACGTTGCTGAGCGCCGCGTCCACCACCGAGGGCTGGAGCACCAGCTCCACGTTCGCCAGCGTGGCCGAGCCCGCCGCGGGCAGCGACAGCTCTCCGCCCGACCATGCGGACACCTTCACCGGCTCCTCCAGCACCGCGGGCCGCACCGCCACCACGCGCCGGTCCTTCAGCGGCTCCTTGCCTCCCGTCACGTCCACCGCCAGTTCGGCCGAGCCCGCGCTGTTCGCCTTGAGCGGCAAGGCAATCACCTGCTCGCCGCCTTGGGGCAGCTCCACCTGCTGCTCCTGCGTCTTGGCCTGGAGCACGCCCGCGGAGGCCAACCGCACGTTCAGCGACTGGCCGCCCTTGGCCTCCTGCCCCGCGGACAGGCGCACCGAGGCGAGCGCCTCGTCCCCCGCGCGGAGGAACTGCGGCAGCGCCGCGTACAGGTTGAGGCCGCCCCGCGTGGCGAACTCCGCGGTGCCCTCACCGAAGCGTCCCGAGGTGTCCGCCGCCACCGCCGTCACCACCCACAACGTCTGGTTCGAAGGCAGCCGGAAGCGCACCGTGGCGCGGCCCTCCCGGTCCGTCACCACGTTCGGCTGCCAGAACGCCGTGTCGCGGTCCTGGTCCTTCGGCTTGCGGCTCGGCGGCTTGATGGAGGCAAACGCATGGTCCGGCAGCCCCGCCATCTTCCGCGCCAGCGCCTCGCCATAGCCGTAGCCCTGGAACTCGGCGGAGTAGAAGTTGGAGACGTTGTTGCGCGCCGGTGGGTAGAAGAAGTCCAGCACCTTCGGGCGGAACTCGCTCTGGATGGCGTACACCGCCTTGTCCACCACGCCCACCGAGAGCTGCGTGGCCAGGCCGTTGCCCTCATGGTCGGTGACCCGCACGTCGATGACCTGCTCCGTCAGCGGGGCCGCCTCGGCGCGCCGGGGCTCCAGCTTCACCGTGAGCGTCCGCTCGGCCGGGATGATGCGGTAGGCCACCGTGCGCTCCTCCCAGCGGCCCGTGGCCGTGGGGTACGCCACCGAGACGTATACCGCGCTGCCATAGCGCTTCTCCACCGGGAAGGCGTGCTGCAACGTGAGCCCCTTCTGCGTCAGAAGCTGCGTGCCGTACAGGCCCGCCCCCGTGAAGGTGATCCACACCTGCCCCTCGTTCCGTCCGCCCGAGCCCCATCCCTCCGGAAAGAGGCCCACGAGCTGCGCCGAATCTCCTGGCGACAAAGCCCCCGAGAGCGAGGCCAGCGTCAGGTTGGCCACCCGGGTCACCGGCTCATCGCTGCCACCGATGACGAGCAGGGACTCCTCGCCCGACCACGTCTTTCCGCGCTTGTCCTGCACCGTCACCCGCGCCAGCACCGTGCCCACATCCGCCGTGGGGACCTTCTCCCGGTGGACGCCGTCCGCCCCCGTGGTGAAGGGGCGCTTGCCCAGGCTCTTCTCCGAGCCGTCCGCCTTGCGCAGCACGAACTCCACCTCGCCGGACGTGGCCCCGTAGGGCTTGCCCGACAGCGTGGTGGCCCGGATCGACAGCACCGACTCGGCCCCCTTCTTCTCCAGCTTGGAGGAGAAGCTCGCCACGCCCAGCACCTCCACCTCCGAGAGGAAGAAGGGCACCGTGGCGTTGGCGAACGTCGCCTGATCATCCCGCGCCCGCACCGTGAGCGAGTACTTGTAGGGCAGCCGCTCCTCGCCCGCCGCCAGCGGGGGGACCTCGATTTCAATCTGCGCCTCGCCCTCCGCGCTGAACTCGGCGGCGCTCGCCCACGGGTCTTCGCCCACCTCGCGCGCGGCCACCGAGGAGAACAGGCGCTCGGGCACGCTGAGCTTGCCCTCGGTGCTGGAGGCAGTGCCGTACGTCACCGCGCTGCCCGCCCCTCCCTTGCCCGCGTCATCCACCCAGGCGGGCGCGTCCACCAGCGTGCGGTAGAGGAACACCTCGTAGCGCGCCCCCGCGGGCACGCCGCCCGCGTAGCGCCGCGCCTTCACCGTGGCCTTCAGCGCCGCGCCCGGGACGATGTTCTCCTGTTCCGGCGTCACCTCCAGATAGAAGGTGGGCTTCACGTAGTCCTGCACGCGCGCCTCGCCCTGGTGGGCATGGTCCTCCACCGAGGCCGTCACCCGCAGCACGCCCGTGCCCAGGTCATCCGGCACCTGCATCTGCCCGTAGAAGCTGCCGAACTCATCCACCGCCGTGCGCGTGGCCACCTCGCGGCCCTCGGCGGAGACCAGCTTCACCGCCACTTCCTTCTTCCGAGGCGTGAGCAGCCGCGCCAGGAAGGTGTCCGGCTGGCGGACCAGGCCGCGGAACTTCACCGTGTCGCCCGGCTTGTAGATGGGCCGGTCGCTGTAGATGAAGACATCCGGCGCCACCGCGAGCGCGGAGTAGAAGTCCGTGTCCACCAGCGCCGTGTCCCCGTCCACCGTGGCGGTGGCCAACAGGCGCGGCTCGCTCACCGCGAGCGTCACCTCGCCCTGCTCGTCCGTCTTGCCCGAGACGCCCTGGCCAGAGGGCAGGTACACCTGCACCTGCGCCCCCGCGCGAGGCTTCTGGTCCCGGCCTGCCACGCGCACCAACACCTGCCCATCGGTCTGCTTGAGCTGCACGGTCAGGTCCGAGACGACGAGCACCACCTGGCCCTCCACCCGCCCCTGGACGAGTTGGAGGATGTAGGTGCCCGCAGGCAGCGGCGCGAGCATGACCCGGCGCTCCTGGAAGCCGCCGCCCGACCACGTGGAGAACCCGGGGACGCTGAAGTCCGTGCCCGCGCCGCCCAGGTCCAGGTTGAGCCACTGGCTGCGCGCCACGGTGAAGCCCGCGGGCACGCCCACGAGCTTGTCCGGCCCCTCCACCATCTGGTTGAGCGAGGGCGCAGTGTCGTCGGCGCCACGCGGGGGAAGCGCCGGGGCGACGGTGTCCCGGAACTCCGGGCTGAAGGAATAGAGCAGGTAGGTGCTGGGCAGGCGCACCGCATTGAGGCCGCGGCTGAGCGCTCGCCCGGGGTTCTTCAGCACGGGCGGGGCCTGGTACGCGCGGCGCAAGTCGCCCTGCGCGCGGATGAAGGCATCCAGGTTGTCCGGCTTGAGCACCCGCAGCTCCACCGGCCCCTTGCTGGAGAACGCCACGTCCACCGCCACCGTCTCCTGGGAGCCATAGGCCCGCGGCACGGTGATGTAGAGCGGCTTGGCCGCCGCCACACCCGCCACCACCAACGCCGCCAGCACCGTCCAACGCATGGAGTTCCTCATGAACCGAACCCTCCGGGAACCAATGAATCGCCCTTCACCGTGCCACGCAATCCCACGAACGGCAGCGTCTCGAGGTCGCGCCGGGCGGCCTCGATCTCCGGCGGCGCCGACTTCGGCACCGGCGCCTTGCGGCCGAGCCGCTGCTCCGACCAGTACCCATCCATCGCGAGCTGCCCCAGCAACGGCCCGGTGTTCACCCCGAGCGTCAACGAGCCGGGCGCGCGCAGGCCCGCTACCACGGGGCCCGCGGCGTTGAGCAGGTTGGGGCTCTGGCCCTCACAGGCATTCTGCAAGCGCTGGAGCACCTCCAACGAGGAGGACAGCACCCGGTGGCTGCACAGCGTGGAGTGGAACAACTTGTTGCCCCCGTTGAAGATGCGCTCCAGCGCGGGCGCATCCTCCGGCCGGCCCCAGAGCAGGGCGAACTCGTGGTTCAGCGCCGAGTCTCCCCGGGGCGTCCACACCAGCGCCACCTGGCGCGTGACCACCGAGCCCGCATCCTCCCCCTTCCAGTACGCCTGGACCTTCGAGGCCTCCAGCTTCTCGGGCAACTTGAGTTGAAGCGCCAGCAACACGGGGGTCTCCGCGGGGATGAGCTTCAGCAGCTCATCGGACAGCGGCGCCGTGTCCAGGCGGACCTCGTCCCCGAGCGGCCCGGAGATGCCCCGGGCCACCAGCCGGGAGCCCTCGGCGGCGAAGTGCAGCCGCGTCTCCTGCTTCAGCCCCAGCGCGTGCGAGAGCAGCGCGAGCTCACGCCCGAGCTGCTCGTGGTGAAAGCCCACCTCCAGGTCCACGCCCTCGGGCGCCTCCAGCTTGGGCACCTCCGCGCACAGGCCGCGCAGCACCATCGCGGGCTGGCGCGCCAGCACCAGCACCTTCCCGGCCCGGCCCGCATACAAGGACTGCTCGGCCACGAGCCAGCGGGAGATCTGAAAGCCGCCCTCGGGGACCGCCGTGGAGGCGGTGGCCCCGTCGGGGCACGCGCTCGCGGTGAAGCCTCCCCGGTGGGCCACCTGCTCCATGGCCTCGAAGGCGGCCACGGCGCCCGCCTGGGCGTTGGGCACGATGAAGGCGGGGGCGGTGGCATCCTCGGGGCCCACGAACCACTGCACCCGGAAGGGCACATCCAGCAGCTTGCCCGCCACCAGGTCGAACACTTCCTCCCGGAAGGAGGCCTTGAGGTCCTCTCCCGTGGTGCCGAAGAAGGCCGCCCAGGAGCTGGCGAAGCCCTTGCCGAGTGGCTTCTTCATCTGCTCCTGGAGCCACGCGTTGGCCAGGAGCACCTGGCGCACCCGGGCCGGCGCGTACACGTCCACCCAGACGGCGGGCTGGCCCTGGCCCGAGACGTCCTCCAGGGGCTTGGGGGCAGGCGGCGCAGGCATGCCTTCCACCGTGGCCCCGGCACTGGGCGGGCCCGAGGGCCGCGCGGACGGCACCGCGAGGGGCGCGCCCTCGCGTGAGTCCGAGCCCCGACGGCCGAGGATGAAGGCGCCCACCACCAGGGCGGTCACCACGATGGTGCCCACGCCGATGAAGACCCACTTGAGGACGCCCGGCTTTGGCGGCGGTGGCGCGCCAGGAGGCGGGGGAGAGACAGCAGTCATGGCATCCACTCCTTGAAGCGGAAGAAGCCGAGGAAGGCGGTGTTCTGGGGGACGGGGCGCCACTCGATGGGCGCCTCCGTGACGAGCGTGTGCAACACGCCGGTGCGCACGGCGGCGCCCTTCTCGCCCGGGTGGTAGACCACGCGGGCGGGCGCGTGCGCCTTGTCCTCCGGGCGCACCACCAGCATGAGGTGAAAAGCGGGACCCGCCTCCTGCTCCTGGCGGAAGGCGACCAGGTCCCCCGTGCGCAGCGCCTCGAGGGCCGCCTCATCCCGGCCCAGGGGCAGGAAGCTGCGCGTCAGCAGCGTCTCCGCGTCCGCGAACTCCGAGGGCTGGCCGCGGACATCACTCCACAAAGG encodes the following:
- a CDS encoding pentapeptide repeat-containing protein, which produces MSALNPKLAEALGQHAEWLASGGLRGKQLLLEDADLTALNFSSIDLSEANLPGARLDGCNLSMAKLHGANLASTSLVHANLFKAQLSKANLDHAVLRGAALSQVMALRASFYEADLRGVDFQGADLRGAYLVNSNLESAVLRGAQLEGAALHGARLTGADLRGATGI
- a CDS encoding alpha-2-macroglobulin family protein — its product is MRNSMRWTVLAALVVAGVAAAKPLYITVPRAYGSQETVAVDVAFSSKGPVELRVLKPDNLDAFIRAQGDLRRAYQAPPVLKNPGRALSRGLNAVRLPSTYLLYSFSPEFRDTVAPALPPRGADDTAPSLNQMVEGPDKLVGVPAGFTVARSQWLNLDLGGAGTDFSVPGFSTWSGGGFQERRVMLAPLPAGTYILQLVQGRVEGQVVLVVSDLTVQLKQTDGQVLVRVAGRDQKPRAGAQVQVYLPSGQGVSGKTDEQGEVTLAVSEPRLLATATVDGDTALVDTDFYSALAVAPDVFIYSDRPIYKPGDTVKFRGLVRQPDTFLARLLTPRKKEVAVKLVSAEGREVATRTAVDEFGSFYGQMQVPDDLGTGVLRVTASVEDHAHQGEARVQDYVKPTFYLEVTPEQENIVPGAALKATVKARRYAGGVPAGARYEVFLYRTLVDAPAWVDDAGKGGAGSAVTYGTASSTEGKLSVPERLFSSVAAREVGEDPWASAAEFSAEGEAQIEIEVPPLAAGEERLPYKYSLTVRARDDQATFANATVPFFLSEVEVLGVASFSSKLEKKGAESVLSIRATTLSGKPYGATSGEVEFVLRKADGSEKSLGKRPFTTGADGVHREKVPTADVGTVLARVTVQDKRGKTWSGEESLLVIGGSDEPVTRVANLTLASLSGALSPGDSAQLVGLFPEGWGSGGRNEGQVWITFTGAGLYGTQLLTQKGLTLQHAFPVEKRYGSAVYVSVAYPTATGRWEERTVAYRIIPAERTLTVKLEPRRAEAAPLTEQVIDVRVTDHEGNGLATQLSVGVVDKAVYAIQSEFRPKVLDFFYPPARNNVSNFYSAEFQGYGYGEALARKMAGLPDHAFASIKPPSRKPKDQDRDTAFWQPNVVTDREGRATVRFRLPSNQTLWVVTAVAADTSGRFGEGTAEFATRGGLNLYAALPQFLRAGDEALASVRLSAGQEAKGGQSLNVRLASAGVLQAKTQEQQVELPQGGEQVIALPLKANSAGSAELAVDVTGGKEPLKDRRVVAVRPAVLEEPVKVSAWSGGELSLPAAGSATLANVELVLQPSVVDAALSNVRELLTYPYGCLEQLVSTTVPNVALFQTLKKVDALAKLDTDSQALLAEARSRSVQGTARILALAVKGGGFTWFAGYSEPNLPMTLIALDGLAYAVEAGLMDANDARLTEAARWLEAQEDMPFEYDATRAYVLARLYGPRQAARVRALVERATAGDLYPLALAVLAAEKAEVMKEPALKARIDTLVTASNEGFVQLASTNPAAGAEQEAFFRYPLRRVGLSAVLAHAASFGALDVDKARRRLLEQLSQPDLSTFDRSTALLHSLWLIERDAKSFKKLTPPEVKGTQKAVSFVPRGMGLVATLEPGTRSVNVGAFEGVATLRATAQTPLPDVQPVQAGMSIERRYWVLRPDGKVPLAAGEQVAQGEEVFVELLIDARGDNKSRSAYYVVEDAVPAGFVPLIEDKEFRGAPHALELAPEALKRRVLTPERATFFFEEPAWWSDNPRTVGYVMRAQFAGSFTAPPATIEDMYVTSIRGRTKADVLAVKPSEKPRGDW
- a CDS encoding DUF1175 family protein; this encodes MRVLSLILVLAGAAPQAPSTPGAPAVAGPREARDVLLRRELAQVALAQLQKEDPAWHPEQRDCAGLVRFAYRSAHRRFFPERLARPLWSDVRGQPSEFADAETLLTRSFLPLGRDEAALEALRTGDLVAFRQEQEAGPAFHLMLVVRPEDKAHAPARVVYHPGEKGAAVRTGVLHTLVTEAPIEWRPVPQNTAFLGFFRFKEWMP